Proteins co-encoded in one Brassica oleracea var. oleracea cultivar TO1000 chromosome C4, BOL, whole genome shotgun sequence genomic window:
- the LOC106336543 gene encoding nucleolin 1-like has protein sequence MDTYSSCKRSAPKAPFDSEAAAKDEAISSRVRISIEGYEFSKDTENEIRIQLVNHFKSCGYVSRVDFPTEPLLDSRAFVTIFGDGAKEKALQLNGSDMGGWNALVKFAPEEEDEEYQAESDYTDFVMNQLLNDERFRFGICVVGYDPSLLKDEVEEALTAHFSSCGVIIHVDVDLLDKMTSIYFSEEEGEASAMNLDGSQVNGFKINTMLVPTKARSNPPRPPGETHCGYCPPAQMLEFADETKEKIDFYMTEWRLNAMTKKLSALKKQRARALKKQKAWALMTQKARAKEGEGSQSF, from the exons ATGGACACGTACTCTTCTTGCAAGCGATCCGCCCCCAAG GCACCGTTCGATAGTGAGGCTGCCGCTAAGGATGAAGCCATCAGTTCGAG GGTTAGGATATCTATTGAAGGATACGAATTTAGTAAGGACACTGAGAATGAAATCAGGATTCAGTTGGTTAATCACTTCAAATCATGTGGCTATGTTAGTAGAGTTGATTTCCCCACAGAGCCTCTTTTGGACAG TCGTGCTTTTGTTACTATTTTTGGAGATGGCGCAAAAGAGAAAGCGCTGCAACTTAATGGAAGTGACATGGGAGGTTGGAATGCCCTTGTTAAGTTTGCACCCGAGGAAGAAGATGAGGAATACCAGGCGGAATCAGACTATACAGATTTTGTTATGAATCAGCTACTAAATGACGAAAGATT TAGGTTTGGCATTTGCGTTGTGGGGTATGACCCCTCCCTTCTTAAAGATGAAGTCGAGGAGGCTTTGACTGCACATTTCTCTTCTTGTGGAGTTATAATACATGTTGACGTTGATCTCCTCGACAAGATGACTAGTATCTATTTTTCCGAAGAAGAAGGAGAAGCTAGTGCCATGAATCTTGATGGAAGTCAAGTCAACGGTTTCAAAATAAATACTATGCTCGTACCCACAAAAGCCAGAAGTAACCCTCCCCGTCCCCCCGGTGAAACTCATTGTGGCTATTGTCCCCCAG CTCAAATGCTTGAGTTTGCCGACGAGACCAAGGAGAAGATCGATTTTTATATGACTGAGTGGAGGCTCAATGCGATGACAAAGAAGCTCAGTGCTCTTAAGAAGCAGAGGGCCAGGGCTCTTAAGAAGCAGAAGGCCTGGGCTCTTATGACGCAGAAGGCCAGGGCCAAGGAGGGAGAGGGGTCACAGTCCTTTTGA